A region from the Dermacentor andersoni chromosome 11, qqDerAnde1_hic_scaffold, whole genome shotgun sequence genome encodes:
- the LOC126517379 gene encoding GTP-binding protein Di-Ras2, which produces MPEQSNDYRVVVFGAGGVGKSSLVLRFVKGTFRESYIPTIEDTYRQVISCNKNVCTLQITDTTGSHQFPAMQRLNISRGHAFILVYSITSAQSLEELRPIFEIIREVKSGETEGIPIMLVGNKFDEAESREVPPETGQEQAKRWSCGFLETSAKTNHNVRELFQELLNMEKRRSVSLQLDTKKTKSQLRKEKLKGKCLVM; this is translated from the exons ATGCCTGAACAGAGCAACGACTACAGGGTTGTAGTGTTTGGAGCCGGCGGTGTCGGGAAGAGCTCCCTGGTGCTACGCTTTGTCAAAGGAACGTTCCGGGAAAGCTACATCCCCACCATTGAAGACACCTACAGACAG GTGATCAGCTGCAACAAGAACGTGTGCACGCTCCAGATCACGGACACGACGGGCAGCCACCAGTTTCCCGCCATGCAGAGGCTCAACATCTCCAGGGGGCACGCGTTCATCCTCGTCTACTCCATCACCTCGGCCCAGAGCCTGGAGGAGCTCAGGCCCATCTTCGAAATCATACGAGAG GTGAAGAGCGGCGAGACGGAGGGCATCCCGATCATGCTGGTGGGCAACAAGTTCGACGAGGCCGAGTCCCGCGAGGTGCCGCCCGAGACCGGCCAGGAGCAGGCCAAGCGATGGTCGTGCGGCTTCCTCGAGACGTCGGCCAAGACCAACCACAACGTGCGCGAGCTGTTCCAGGAGCTGCTCAACATGGAGAAACGCCGCTCCGTGTCGCTCCAGCTGGACACCAAGAAGACCAAGTCGCAGCTTCGCAAGGAGAAACTCAAGGGCAAGTGTCTCGTCATGTGA